The genomic DNA GCTGCACATTGGCGCTACGCGCCTTGCTGATCTGCTGATCCAGCCGCTCGACATCGGCGCCACCGCCAAGCAGTTCGCGCGCAGCGTTCAAGGCCAGCGCGGCCTCATCGAGCTTGCCGTCGCGTACAGCCGCATCAGCACGGGCGATCTCAGCCTGACCGACCTGACGCAAACCATCGCGAGCGCGATCATTGTCCGGCTCGAGCGCGCGTGCGGCCTCGTACAGCTCGCGCGCACTCTTGCCATCATTGCCGTCCAGATGGCCGTCATGCAGCGCCTGATCGGCGCGGCCAAGTACGTCGTTGAGTTCGGTGCTGGGCACCAGCCCGCGCAAGCGGTCCTGCTCGACCCAGGCAAAGGCCACCACGCCGATGACCACCAGCAGCAGGACCGGCAACAGCCAGCCACGCTTGCTCGACTTGGGCGCACGCGGCGGCGGCGCGCCATGGCGGCGGCGATCGGGGTCGACGCCGAAATGCGGCAGCTCGTCGCGCGGCGCCTGCACTTGCGGCTTGTCCCAACCGTCCAGATTGCCCAGGCGTGGCTCGGTGCGACCACCCTGGTCATGCTGATCTTTGCGTCCGCTCATAGATAGATAGCCTCAAGGCAACGGGCGAAAGCTTAACATCGCGCCATGAACGCCACCGGCTCGGACCGGCGCGTGGTTCAACCGCCAGAAAGGCCCGCCGGGCCGCGGCCGACACCTTTGTCGGGCTACTTGCCGCCCACGCGGCGCGCGTCTACCACGTTGGGCAGTGCGGTCAGACGGCCGAGCAGGATCGACAGCTGCTCGAAATCGCGTACGCGCAAGGTAAAGCGCATCTCGACCTCGCCGGTCCGGGTAAAGACCCGGCTCGAGGAGGCAATGATGTGGGTGCCGAAGTTGCTGATCAGGGCGGTGACGTCTTTCTGCAAACCCTTGCGATCATAGCCATGCAGCTCGATGTCGACCTCGTAGGCCTGTGCGGCCACCCTGCCCCACTCGACGTCGATCACCCGATCCGGATCGCGCCTTGCCAGGCGCGCCAGGCTGATGCAATCGGCGCGGTGCACCGAGACGCCGCGACCGCGGGTGATAAAGCCCTTGACCGGATCGCCCGGCAGCGGCTGGCAGCACCGCGCCAGCGTGGTGAGCAGATTGCCGACGCCCTCGATGCTGAGCGCACTGTGCTCGATGGTGGCGTGCCGCGAGGTGACCGGCAACGAGGACTGCGTCACCTCTTCGGCCGGCGGCGCGGCGGCCTCCTGCAGGAACCGCGTGATCTGGCCCGGGTTGATCTCGCCCAGCGCCAAGGCGATCAGCAGCTCGTCATGGTTCTTCAGATGAAAATGCGCCGGCAACTTCGACAGATCGGACGAAGACACCGCCATGCGGCGCAGTTCGCGCTCGAGCATGCTGCGACCGACCGCCAGGTTGGCCTCCTGTGCCACACGGCGGAACCATACGCGCACCTTTTCACGCGCGCGCGAGGTGTGCAGATAGCCGTGATGCACCGATAGCCAGTCGCGACTCGGCTCGGCCAGCTTGGCGGTAAGAATCTCGATGCGATCGCCGCTTTGTGGCTGGAACGTCAGCGGCACGATGCGGCCATTGACCTTGGCGCCACGGCAACGGTGACCGACTTCCGTGTGCACGTGATAGGCGAAATCCAGCACGGTCGCACCGCGCGGCAAGTCCACCACTTCGCCACGCGGCGTCAGCACATAGACACGGTCTTCGAGCAGTTCGGTCTGCAGGCCGGCGGCCAGTTCGCTATCGCTTTCGCTCTCGCCACGTGGTTCGAGAAGGCGACGCATCCAGGCGATCTTCGCTTCGAACTCGCTGTCGCCGCTGCCACCCTCCTTGTAGCGCCAGTGTGCCGCCACGCCGAGCTCGTTGATGCGATGCATTTCGAACGTGCGGATCTGTACTTCCAGCGTCTTGCCGTGCGGCCCGATCACCGCGGTGTGCAGCGAACGGTAGTCGTTGCCCTTGGGCCGCGCGATGTAGTCGTCGAATTCGCCCGGCAGATGCGGCCACAACGTATGCACGACGCCGAGCGCGGCATAGCAGTCGGCCACGCTGTCGACCAGCACGCGCACCGCGCGGATGTCATAGAGATCGGAAAAATCCAGCGACTTGCGCTGCATCTTTTTCCAGATCGAGTAGATGTGCTTGGGCCGCCCGGCAAGATCGGCACGCACGCCGGCCGATTCCAGCGCCAGGCGAAGCACCGACAGCGACTCGGCGATAAAACTCTCGCGATCCGCGCGGCGCTCGTCCAGCAGCTTGGCGATGCGCCGATAGGTGTCCGGCTGCAGATAGCGGAAGGAAAGATCCTCCAGCTCCCACTTCAACTGCCAGATACCGAGCCGGTTGGCGAGCGGCGAATGGATGTCCGTCGTCAACTGCGCCAGCAGGCGGCGTTGATCTTCGGGCAGGGCGCTGGCCGCACGCAGCTTGGCGAGCTGGCGTGCCAGCAGGATGAACACCACGCGTACGTCGCGAATGATCGCCAGCAGCAGACGACGCAGGCCCTCGCTGCCGCTGCCAGGCGCACGCTGCGCATGCAACGCCCAGACCTGTCCGGCGGCGGCCTGACCGGCGACCAGCTTCTGCATTTCCACCGGGAGCTTCGCCTTGTGCACCGCCCAGGCGTCCGGGTCTACTTCGCTCAGCTCGAACCACAACGCGGCAGCCTGCGTCTGCGCGTCGCAGCCCAACATACCCAGCAGATCGAGCACATCGACGCATTCGGCCATCGCAACGGCCTTGTGCTCGCACGCTTCGAACGCATCGGCCAGCACGCGCGGAAGCTCCCGCGCACGCCAGGCGGCGAAGCGGTCGGAAGCGGAAAGGTCAGCAGCTTGGGCCATGCCGCTATTTTAGCGGCTAAGGCGGCCGAAACGCTTAACCGAGCGCTTCGACCGCCCTGGCCAGCCGCTTGGCGGAGACCGGCTCGGCGGTTTTCAGCTCCTGCGCGAACAGCGACACGCGCCATTCCTCGATCAGCCAGCGCAGCTCATCGAGCGGGCCGGCACCTTCGGCACGCAGCTGCAGATACTGGCGCCAGTACGGCAGCACCTGCAGCATGCGTTGCTGGTCCTTGGTCGGATCCTGCCGCAAGCGTTCGGCGCGCAGACGCATAGCCTTTAGATAACGCGGGAAATGCGCCAGCCGGGAGGTCGACAGGTCGCGCAGGAATCCGGGAGTCAGCAGGGCGTCGAACTGCTCGCGCAGATCGTCGTAGCTGGCGCGCGCAAAACCCATTAGCGGCGGCTCGAGCCAGGGCTTCAGATCCGCTTGCGCATCGACGATCGGTTCGGCCAGTTTCAGGCGCTCGACCGCTGCGGCGAATACCTCGCGCGCCATCTGCGTGTGCAAGGTCTCGAACGCGGCCGCGGTTCGCACATCCAGGTTGTGGCGCTCCAGCAGATCGGTAAAGCCGCCTTCGACCAGGTCTTCGCGCAAACCGTCCACCCCGCCCAGCGGCGCATACTTCAGGGCCATGGCATTGCCTACCGGCAAGCGGCGACGGGCCTGCTTGATATCGCTGGCGATCGCGTTGCGCAGCAAGCGCACGACGCCGCCACGGTGAGCCTCTCGGGCTTCGTCGGCACGCTCGAACACACGCAAGGCCACCGTCTCGCCGAGATCGACCAGTGCCGGGAAGGCCATCAGGCCGCCATCGGAACGCACCTGTGCAGGGATCTCGTCGAAATCCCAACCGGTGACTTCCTCGCGCGTTAGCTCGATATCCGTCTTGCGCGAGAACGCTTCGCGTGCACGCCCTTCCCATTGCGCACGAAGTTCGGCGAGATCGCGGCTGGTTGCCAGGGTCTGGCCGCGACCGTTCTTGTCGTCGCCATCGAACAGGCGATAACGCATCAGGAAATGCCGCGGCAGCTCGATGCCGGCAAACTCATTGGCGTCGATATCGACGCCGGTGGCGTGCTTGAGGAAAGCGGCCAACGCCCTGGTCAGCGACTCGTCACGCGGGCTTTCGGCTTCGATGA from Dyella sp. GSA-30 includes the following:
- a CDS encoding bifunctional (p)ppGpp synthetase/guanosine-3',5'-bis(diphosphate) 3'-pyrophosphohydrolase, with the protein product MAQAADLSASDRFAAWRARELPRVLADAFEACEHKAVAMAECVDVLDLLGMLGCDAQTQAAALWFELSEVDPDAWAVHKAKLPVEMQKLVAGQAAAGQVWALHAQRAPGSGSEGLRRLLLAIIRDVRVVFILLARQLAKLRAASALPEDQRRLLAQLTTDIHSPLANRLGIWQLKWELEDLSFRYLQPDTYRRIAKLLDERRADRESFIAESLSVLRLALESAGVRADLAGRPKHIYSIWKKMQRKSLDFSDLYDIRAVRVLVDSVADCYAALGVVHTLWPHLPGEFDDYIARPKGNDYRSLHTAVIGPHGKTLEVQIRTFEMHRINELGVAAHWRYKEGGSGDSEFEAKIAWMRRLLEPRGESESDSELAAGLQTELLEDRVYVLTPRGEVVDLPRGATVLDFAYHVHTEVGHRCRGAKVNGRIVPLTFQPQSGDRIEILTAKLAEPSRDWLSVHHGYLHTSRAREKVRVWFRRVAQEANLAVGRSMLERELRRMAVSSSDLSKLPAHFHLKNHDELLIALALGEINPGQITRFLQEAAAPPAEEVTQSSLPVTSRHATIEHSALSIEGVGNLLTTLARCCQPLPGDPVKGFITRGRGVSVHRADCISLARLARRDPDRVIDVEWGRVAAQAYEVDIELHGYDRKGLQKDVTALISNFGTHIIASSSRVFTRTGEVEMRFTLRVRDFEQLSILLGRLTALPNVVDARRVGGK